In Pseudosulfitobacter pseudonitzschiae, the sequence TTGCTCCGTCATTTGAAGACAGCGCAAAGCTGTTTGAAGCGGCGCGGCCCAAGATGGAAGAGCTACTGGCGCAACAGAACCTCGTCATGCTCTATGCTGTCGCATGGCCACCACAGGGCCTTTATTTCAACAAGAAAGTAAACAGCGTCGCAGATATGGCGGGGCTGAAATTCCGGTCCTATAACAATGCCACGGCCCGCCTGGCTGAACTGACTAACATGTTGCCCGTGACCATCGAAGCCGCCGAGATTTCTCAGGCCTTCGCGACAGGCGTGGCGGAATCGATGATTTCTTCCGGCGCCACCGGTTATGACCGCAAGGTCTGGGAAAGCCTGAGCCATTTTTACGAAGTTGATGCATGGCTACCTTACAACTATGTCATGGTAAACAAAGACATCTGGGACGCCACATCGGATGCGCACAAGGGCATCATCACAAGCTGTGCCAAGGAAGCAGCGGATCGCGGTTTGGAGGCGTCCAAGAATTACACACAGTTCACCATGGACGGTCTGGCGGAAGGCGGCATGACAGTTGGCCCGGCAAGTGACCAGTTGATGGGCGAGTTGCGTAGCATCGGGGAAACGATGACCGCGGACTGGCTTGCCGAAGCAGGTGAGGATGGCCAAGCCATCGTCGATGCCTTCAATGCGATGAAGTAATCAGGCAGGCGGTCCCGCACGGGGCCGCCCCTTTTCATCCTCTGGGGGCGTCATGGGCATGATCCGCAAGATTCTCGACTTTCTATATGCCGCCGCCGGTGTGCTGGCCGCAGTCTGCCTGATCGCGATCCTGTCGCTGATTGTGGTACAGATGATCGCCCGCTGGACCGGAGAAGTCTTTCCGGGGGCGCCCAACTACGCGGGCTATGCCATGGCCGCTGCCAGCTTTTTGGCCTTTGCCAATACCCTGAACCGGGGGGCGCATATCCGTGTGTCGATCCTGCTGAATGCTGTCGCGCCGGGTCCAAAGCGGTTGCTTGAAATCTGGTGTTTCGGGCTTGCCGCCGCCATAGCCTGGTATTTCACTTACTACGCCTATTGGTTCGTCCATTGGTCATGGAAGTTCAATGAAATCAGTCAGGGCCAGGATGCGATCCACCTTTGGATACCTCAATCGGTCATGGTGATCGGCGGCGGCCTGCTGGCGCTTGCCCTGACAGACAATCTGATCCATGTCTTGATCAAGGGCAAACATCGGATGATCCGCGACAGCGTCGAAGGCCACGGGGAGTGATGCGATGACCGAGATTTACGCAATCGCCCTGTTTCTCTTTGTGCTTTTCCTGCTGCTGGGCACCGGCGTCTGGGTCGGTCTGGCTCTGATGGGAGTGGCCTGGGTCGGGATGGAGTTGTTCACGACCCGCCCTGTCGGTGACGTGATGATCACCACCATTTGGGCTTCCGCCTCATCCTGGACGTTGACCGCGCTGCCGCTGTTCATCTGGATGGGTGAAATCCTGTATCGCACGCGCCTATCCGAGGACATGTTCAAGGGCCTGTCGCCTTGGCTGGCGCGTCTGCCCGGTGGGTTGGTGCACACCAACATCGTCTCTTGTACCGTCTTTGCCGCAGTTTCGGGATCTTCTGCCGCGACGCTGACAACGGTTGGCAAGATGGCCATTCCCGAACTGCGGTCACGCAAATATCCCGAAAAGATGGTGATCGGCACGTTGGCCGGTGCGGCAACGCTGGGTCTGATGATCCCGCCCTCGCTGGCCTTGATCGTCTACGGCGTCACCGTCAATGAAAGTATAACAAAGCTGTTCTTTGCCGGAGTATTTCCCGGCCTTGTGCTGGCCGGGATGTTCATGGCTTACGTCGCGATCGTCAGCGTGACCTCCAAGGACTGGAACCCGGACGTGGAGCTCAACATGAGCTTTGCGGACAAGATTGCCAACTCCCGCTTTCTGCTGCCTGTATTTGCACTGATCACTACGGTGATCGGGTCAATGTACGCTGGTCTGGCCACCGCGACCGAAGCCGCCGCCATCGGCGTCATCGGGGCCTTGGTTCTGGCGTTGTTTCAGGGCTCGCTGACATGGGGCAGTTTTCGTGAAAGCCTGATGGGCGCGATGCGGACATCGGCGATGATCGCGTTGATCCTTGCGGGGGCCGCCTTTCTCAAGCTGTCGATGGGCTTTACCGGTCTGCCCCGCGCGCTGGCCGATGGCATTGCCGCCCTTGAGCTGACGCGCTTTCAATTGCTGATGGCGTTGTTGGTGTTCTACATCGTGCTCGGTATGTTCCTTGATGGCATCTCTGCCGTGGTGCTGACAATGGCCGTGGTCGAACCTATGGTCCGGGGGGCAGGAATCGACTTGATTTGGTTTGGCATTTTCGTTGTCGTTGTGGTTGAAATGGCGCAGATCACCCCACCCATCGGGTTCAATCTGTTTGTCCTTCAGGGCATGACGAATCACGAAATGGGATACATCACCAGGGCGGCGCTACCGATGTTCGCAATCATGGTGCTGATGGTGTTCATCCTGATATGGTTCCCTGAAATAGCGACATGGCTGCCCGACAACATGCGCAGCGGTCCGGGTTAAGCGACACGGGCGACTGGCCAAAAATCTCCAGCGTGAGCCTGTTGGCCTTCTTGTCACTTACGCATGTGAAATGTCAGAATCCGCGAACCGCGCGGCGTTGGCGCTCCTTGCCGCCGTTGACGCCGAAGACCGCAAGAGATCAGGGAAACCAGCACATCCCTGATATTGACCTTTCTCGAGGTGGACCTGTTCACCACACCAGCCGAAGCGATGGCTGAAAAGTTGCCTGACTTACTGGCAACCCGCGACTGGTTCGAGGCCTCCCTCTCCTCTGACCGCCCCCTGCACGAGACGTCCTTAGTTTACGGGGACTGCATCTGGAGGATGAAATACGCAGCTGGTCTCGGCCTCTTATGGACGTATCATCAACGCACCCGGCCCGTTGCGGCTATTGACCAGGCCTTCCCAAAGCTGCGGCGGCCACTCGTGCATCGAGCAGCATTCTATCAACTGAAACGTCGGTCAGCGGGACGAAGGAGATATCGATCCACTTGGCGTGAGCGACAGCCTTGGCTAAACTTTGCCTTGTCTGCACAGCATTATCTGACGATTATTACGCAAGCACTGATTATTCGGATGATAGCTTTGAAAAAGCTACTCCCAATTGCACATTTTGAGTGCCTACAAAGCGCAAATTGGTGTTCTGGTCGCGCGACACTTGATGCTTATGAGCATTTGTAACCGCGCCGCGCCTATTCGAGACAACATCATGGGCGCCCCATTGAGACGCTCTTGAACTCGGACTTCATTTTGCAACTTGGCATCTGGTTCGCCAACTCTTTGGAAGGTTGCAAGCAGCCAGATTTCCATAAACCAACGGAATGGAAAAGTTTTTGGACGAGTGGACCGTTGAATTCAAAGTACAAGAAATGCCGTTCTCAGAAGTTGGATCATATGTTTTTGCAACACTATTAGATTTTCATCTAACCACTGTTCGGCTGCTTACATCTTGGACAATCGTTGTTGCGATAGGGCAAGCGATGCGGAAACCTCCATCGAAAATCTCTCGTGACGGAATTGGGCGTTTGATAGAAGGCTTTTTGTTTGGTGGGGCACCGATCCATGATGTCTGAGACATGCGCCCTAACTTTCCAAACCGTTACCTCACTCAATGAGTGATGTGAAAATGCAACTGCTTTTCGAACGAAGCGCCGTTCCTCGCCGATGCAGCATCCGCCATAGTGGGCTTGTCTTATCCTGACCTTGGCTCCTGAGGTATAAAGAGCCACTCCCCGCCGCGCCATTTATGGCGGGCAGTGGCAGCGGTTGGATCGTTCAGGGCTGCGTCATGATGGACCGTTTGTGAGTTTGATCAACCGTCGTCTTCAGCAAAGGGCCTGAACGGATACGCGTGTGACAAATCACGCATGACAAGCATAGGACATGGCGAAGATGACAAAATATACCATTGACAAGGATCTCAACGAATTGCCAGGGCCGGCTACTCTGCTCGGTGGAGAGCAAATCGTCTCCCTCCACCGTCTTACTTTTGCGTTGTAAAGTACGCAGGCTGATGCCGATAGCCTTGGCAAGCGTATCTCCGGATGACAGAATCCCGACGTTCTCAACGAGATGAGCAAGGGCCCGGGACGAAATGCCCGCCATGATCACATCATGTGCATCCAAGGAGTTGCGCAAGGCGTGCTTGAAGAGCTTGCCGCCGCCAAGCAACCGGAAGGCGCTCCCAGCGTCACCCGCCTCCCCAGCGGGCTCTGCAGGCCCCCTGCCCTTCTCATCCTGAAAGCTTGCTGCAACCAACGCATCGCTCCCGTTGTGTCATGTGTCGTAATATATATGACAAGTGGCGCGGCTTGTTCCAAGGGCAACGGTGCGGATGTCACGCAAGTTGGCACTGACATTAAACACCGGCCAAAAGCCAACGACGACTAGCATGCTACAAATTGTAGCTGATTCTGTGGAAAAACACCCGTTCGCGAGCGCAAAAATAGCTGTTCCAAATCCGGCCCGCACGCCTTTCCTGTCAGGCTTTGCGCGTTTGCTGCAATGCAGGAAAGATCTTGGCCAGTTTGCGGAGGTTTTGGACGGTTGCGGCGAGTAGGAATTCGTCATTTGCGCCGCATGGGCCACGTAATCGGAGCCGCCCCAAGCCAAGGATGCGTTTGAGGTGCGCGAAGAACACCTCGACCTTTTCCGGAGCTTCATTGAGATGTCGTATTGGAGGGACTTCGCAATGTCGCAGGCGACCTAGCGGGCGTCTTCATGTTCCTCGCGGGTGATGGACCGAAAGTCCATGTTCCGGCAAGCCAAAACAAGGGCAGTCCGAACCAGCCATTCACGCGCTGAGACAATATGCTGCGGCGCAGCCCGTCAGAGCAAGCGTAATTGGGCCGCCCCTGTTCAGAGGTCGAGCTCCCGTTAAAATCACAGTCAAACTGTGAACAAGGGAGATGAATGATGGAATATTTTGCCGGTTTGGATGTGTCGCTTCGCTCATGTGCCATCTGTGTCGTTGACGCCAAAGGCAAGGTGATGCTCGAAAGGGAACTACCTTGTGAAGTCGGCGATATCGCCGACTACTTGAACAGTTTCGGCCATCCGATTGAGCGCATTGGTTTTGAGGCTGGCACGCTGAGCCAGTATCTCTTTTATGGTCTGACTAATGAAGGTTTTGATGTCGTTTGCATGGAAGCCCGCCAGGTGAACGCTGCCCTTTCAGCAATGCGCAACAAGACCGACAAGAACGACGCGCGTGGGATTGCCCATGTTCTACGCACCGGCTGGTTCAGTCCTGTCCACATGAAGAGCCGGGAAGCGCATGGTGTACGGGCCTTGCCAGCACCCGCCAAGCATTGCTCAACAAGACAATCGATCTCGCCAATGAAGTGCGCGGGCTGTTGAAGATCTTCGGCCTTCGTCTGCCCAAGACAGTGCAGCATGGCAGCTTCGACGAACTGGTCCGTCCCACGATTGGAATGGATGAGGTTCTGGCGCACGCGTTGATCCCGCTACTGGATGCGCGTCAGGTCTTGTATCAGCACTTTCTTGAACTGGATAGTCGGGTCAAACGCGCCGCCGCCCGGGACGAGACTTGTCTGCGGATGATGACCGTTCCAAGCGTCGGGCCGATTGCAGCGCTGACCTTCAAGGCTGCCGTTGACGATCCTTCGCGCTTCAAACGGTCTCGCACGGTTACCGCGCATTTCGGACTGACACCAAGGCGCTATCAATCTGGCGAGCATGACAATCCTGGCAGGATCTCGAAAGCCGGAGACCGGGATGTCCGAGCAACGCTTTACGCGGCCGCGAATGCGCTGCTGATGCGCACGATGGCAGGCTCTCAGATCAAATCCTGGGGCATGCGACTGATGCGAACCAAAGGACGCCGCCGCGCCGTTGCGCGGTGGCCAGAAAGTTGGCCGTCCTGCTGCATAGAATGTGGGCAGATGGCACCGAGTTCCGTCCGGCAGAGGTGGAGGGCACTGCATGATCTGATCCGCCACCCTCCAAAGCCGAACAGGATCGTCCCTCACCGGACGAGGTCTGTGGAAGAAGCCGAAAATGGCTGCTGCGCAACGAGACGCGCGTCTCAGAGCAAGGCTCTCCGCTGCCAATCCGACACATGCGTGCAGCGATGCCCGATGGCATCAACCAGACTGCGAAGAGAAGCGTGACCCGGATGAGTGACAAGGTCCACGAGAAAGAAGGAAAACGAGCTTGACCCAAACGCTCAATCAGAGAAGCCCCCATTCGTGCATAGCGCAGCATTTCAAGGTGGAAGATGTCACTCAAGCGGACGAAGAAGGCGTTAACTTTGTCTTAGGGCCTGCAAACATTCATCAACAGGCCCAGATATCAATGGGTTGCTTACATCATGCCATCCATGTCACGCATGCTGCCGCCAAATTTTTCTGGCTTGTCAGCAACCATCGCCTCGGTTGTGATAAGCAGGCCCGCAACAGATGCAGCATACTCAAGCGCGATCCGCACAACCTTGGTCGGGTCGATGACACCAGCTTTCAGCATATCGCCGTAGCTTTCTGACTGCGCGTCATAGCCAAACGCCCTGTTGTCACTCTCAAGAACCTCGCCCGCAACGACCGATCCATCAACGCCAGCGTTTTCAGCAATCTGGCGAAGGGGTGCCTGAAGAGCCTTGCGAATGGTTTCAATACCAGCCGTTTGATCCGGGTTGTCTCCCTGTAGACCTTTCAGAGCCTTACCAGCGTGAACCAAAGCAACACCGCCACCTGGAACCACACCTTCTTGCACAGCCGCGCGGGTCGCATTCAAGGCGTCCTCAACTCGATCCTTGCGCTCTTTCACTTCGATCTCTGTCGCACCGCCAACCTTGATCACCGCGATGCCGCCCGCAAGTTTTGCAAGGCGTTCCTGCAGTTTTTCTTTGTCGTATTCCGAAGTGGTCTCTTCGATTTGCGCGCGGATCTGCGTCACCCGTGCTGCGATCGCTGCCTTGTCACCCGCTCCATCAATCAGGGTTGTGGTATCCTTGGTGACGGTGATTTTCTTGGCATCGCCCAGCATGTCCATCGTGACATTTTCGAGTTTGATGCCCAGTTCGTCTGAAATCACCTTGCCTCCGGTCAGAATGGCGAGGTCTTCCATCATCGCCTTGCGACGATCTCCGAAACCCGGAGCCTTCACGCCAACGACCTTGAGGCCACCACGCAATTTGTTCACCACAAGCGTTGCAAGCGCTTCGCCGCTGATGTCCTCGGCGATCACCAGAAGCTGTTTGTCCGCCTGCATCACGGCCTCAAGCAATGGCACCATAGGTGCCAAAGACGTCAGCTTTTTCTCGTGCAGCAGAATGACGCAATCTTCCAGATTTGACGTCATCTTAGCCGTGTCCGTCACAAAATACGGGCTTAGGTAGCCACGGTCGAACTGCATGCCCTCGACCACTTCGGTCTCGGTCTCAAGGCCTTTGTTTTCTTCAACGGTAATCACGCCTTCGTTGCCGACCTTGGCCATGGCATCCGCGATCTGTTGACCGATCGCGGCCTCGCCATTGGCGGATATGGTGCCAACTTTCGCGATCTCGGCCGTATCGCCCACTGGGCGTGACATTGATTTGACCTCTGCAACCACGGCGGCCACAGCCTTGTCGATCCCACGCTTCAAGTCCATTGGGTTCATACCCGCAGCGACGGCTTTCATGCCTTCGATAACAATGGCCTGCGCCAGAACTGTTGCCGTGGTTGTGCCGTCACCAGCTTCGTCGTTGGTTCGCAATGCGACATCCTTGATCAACTGCGCGCCCATGTTTTCAAATGGATTGGACAGTTCGATCTCTTTTGCGACAGTCACACCATCCTTGGTGATACGTGGTGCGCCATAGGATTTGTCGATGACCACGTTGCGGCCCTTGGGACCCAGCGTAACCTTTACGGCGTTGGCGAGGATATTGATGCCCTGAAGCATACGTTCACGGGATTCCGTGCCGAATTTGACGTCTTTAGCAGACATTTCTATATTCCTAATTGAAAATTATGTGAAATTGGCAGCGGTGCTTAGCTTAGAATGCCAAGGATATCGCTTTCTTTCATGATCATCAGTTCTTCGCCGTCGATCTTGATTTCAGTGCCTGACCATTTGCCAAACAAAACTCTGTCGCCCGCTTTGACATCCATGGCAATCCGTGCGCCTGCCTCGTCTTTTGCACCCGCGCCAACAGAGACGATTTCACCCTCTTGGGGTTTTTCTATTGCACTATCGGGGATGATAAGTCCGCCGGATGTCTTTTCGTCACCTTCGATGCGGCGAACAAGGACACGGTCCTGGAGGGGAGTAAACATAGTGGAAATGCTCCTTCTGAAGATTTCCGGAAACGGGTGGCATGCGTAGAGACGCATTGGCACTCGCCACACCTAAGCGCCAATGCCAGTGACATGGCTATCCTGAGAGGTCGCTACAATAGGTCGGTAAACTAATTTCTTCGGATTAGAACACACCCGAGGATTGAGCTGAATTAGACGGCCACGAAGTCTTACTTTAACTTTTTTACGGTGTCCAAGGCTTTGGCGATGGCGTGAATACCCCTCCAGAGGCCCTCGAAATGCGTCATTGTGGTGAGTGTTTGAGCCATGACCAAAGAAAGGAGCCACACCGGCCAGAGTTGTCCCTGGCCGGTCCTGAGGGAAGGTTAGAAGCGATGCACGTAGGAGGCGCCCACACTGATTGGATCGATCTTGGCAGTGCCGATCGAGGCGCCGTCCAGGGTCGCGTCGGTTTTGATATCCATATACCGGACGCTCACACGCAACGCGCCGCGGTCAGAGATCTGCCAATCCGCACCCACTGTAGCGGCCAACCCAAAGCTGTCATCCAGTTCGAGATCGCCAAGTGCCGTCGTTTCTTCAAAGAAGGTAGTGTAGTTCACACCAACGCCGAAGAAAGGCGTGATCTTGCCTTTTGTCGGCACGTGGTAGACCAGCGAGACGGTGGGCGGCAGATGCTTGGTGGAGCCAATCTCAGTGCCGCCAAGGGAAATATTATGCTCAAACGGTGTCGCGGCCAAAAGCTCGATGCCAAGGTTGTCGCGGATGAAGTATTCACCGGTCAGCGAAAGTTGCGTGTCGTCGCCAAGTGTGGTGGCAGCACCTGCGAGGGAGCCATTGTCGGATTTCGGGTTCACGTTGATGATCCCGACGCCGAAGGTCCAGTCGCCTTGAGATTGCGCCATGGCAGGCATTGCAAGAGCCGTGGAGAGCGCGCCCAGTGCGAGAGCAGAAACAAGATTGTGTGTCACGATTTTCATGGGGTCGATCCTTTCTTTCTTCATTCTGAGGGGAAGGTCTCACAATGGCACGACCCAAACACTGATCCAGATCAAATGACCGGGTCCTTTCCATATGAAAATACGGAACAAAATTGCATATCGGCTATGCAAATGGCGTGAGATTCAAGATGACTGAGAAACGCAGGCTGCTTGGCCTGACAGCAAATAGGGACTGGCAATTGTCGACGCGATTGAACATGGCGGCGCAGGTGATGCTTTCCCCTCCACGCAATCCGGCCAAAACAATGCGGATCTTCTCCTCAGCCGAGTAGATCTGCCGGGTCTTGCGGCGGATATTCTTGACCCGCTTGTCAACTGATGTTCCGGGCTTCTTGTTCATCTTCGCTCCTTAAAGGCTACGATGAACCAGAAACCCTCCGGTGTTCAAACCCGCAAATCTGTCCCACAGGTGCTGACGTCAGACAGGCTGCAGTGCGGTGCCGCACATCCGTTTACGGATGATGCATGCGCAAGATTTTGCCAGCGGAGCAAACCCGCCCATTGACGGCGAAGGCTTGCCGCTAAGCCCTGCACAGAAAAAATCAGGTGGCATGCACTGACAGCATCCGTAGAAGCGAAAACAAAAAGAGCGGGCTTAAACGCAATACTCAAAGAGCAGGAGTACAGTTTTTCTGTGCAGGATAATAATGAAAGGCATGTGCCTACAGGTGGTTCGGTGCGAACAGAGCCGCTTCAGGTACGCGGCCGCTTTCTGACAGCGATCGCGATCAGAATCGATGTTGAAACGCCAGACACGCACTTCTTTGCCGCGCTGGAGGACAAGATCAAAACCGCCGCCAATCTTCTGATCGGCGCCCCTATTTTGCTGGATTTTGAGAAGGTGCCGGGGTTCACAAGCCGGGAACTTCTGCATGATGTGGTCAGGGCGATCCGTTCACGCGGGCTTTTGCTTTTCGGTGTGCAAAACGCAACTCCAGAGCAGCAGGCACTGGCAGCAGAGCTTGGCCTGATCCAGGTTATGATCGGGCGGGACGCGCCGGTCCAGCAGGTGCGCGCCGCGACGCCTAGGCGATCGCGCCTCGTGGCACAACCCGGAAACAAGATCATACACCGACATGTCCGTTCCGGTCAAATGGTCGTGGCCGAACGCGGTGATCTTACGGTTGTCGGTTCGGTCGCATCCGGCGCGGAAGTGCTGGCCTATGGCAATATCCACATCTACGGCACGCTGCGCGGCCGCGCCATGGCGGGCGTGGAAGGCGACGCAAGCGCCAGGATTTTCTGCAGCAAGCTTGAGGCCGAGCTTCTTGCGATTTCGGGCCTCTTCAAAACAAGTGAGACAATCCAACCTGACCTGCGCGGGTGCAATGTTCAGGCTTTTCTCGAAGACGAAACACTCCGCATTGAGAGATTTCTATGACACAGCTGAAAGATAAAGAGCCACTTGGCAAAGTGATCGTCATCACGTCGGGCAAAGGTGGTGTGGGCAAAACAACCTCTGCCGCAGCGATTGCAGCGGCATTGGCAAAACGCGAATTTAAGACAGTCGTCATCGATTTCGACGTTGGCCTACGCAATCTAGATATGATCATGGGCTGCGAGCGCCGTGTCGTCTTTGACTTCATCAATGTCATTCAGGGCGAGGCACGCCTGAAACAGGCCCTGATACGGGACAAGCGGCTTGATACGCTTTGGATACTGCCAACGTCGCAAACCCGCGACAAAGACGCCTTGTCCAAGGAAGGGGTCGAGAAGGTGCTGAATGAGCTGAAAGAGCAGTTCGATTACATTATCTGCGACAGTCCTGCAGGGATCGAACGCGGCGCGCAACTGGCGATGTATTTTGCCGATGAAGCCGTTGTGGTGACCAACCCCGAAGTGTCTTCTGTGCGCGACAGCGACCGGGTTCTGGGCCTTTTGGCAAGTAAGACCAAACGCGCAGAAGAGGAAGGCGCAGAGGTCAAAGCTCAAGTGCTTGTGACCCGCCATGACCAGCGCCGGATTGATGCAGGCGAAATGATGACGATCGAT encodes:
- a CDS encoding OmpW/AlkL family protein, encoding MKIVTHNLVSALALGALSTALAMPAMAQSQGDWTFGVGIINVNPKSDNGSLAGAATTLGDDTQLSLTGEYFIRDNLGIELLAATPFEHNISLGGTEIGSTKHLPPTVSLVYHVPTKGKITPFFGVGVNYTTFFEETTALGDLELDDSFGLAATVGADWQISDRGALRVSVRYMDIKTDATLDGASIGTAKIDPISVGASYVHRF
- a CDS encoding TRAP transporter substrate-binding protein; translation: MKLTNKLMTGAASIAIAVSGALPALAAEKWDMPMAYSATNFHSENGAAFAECVTAGTNGDIEITVHPGGSLFAGADIKRAIQSGQVQIGERLMSGHANENPVFGFDSVPFLAPSFEDSAKLFEAARPKMEELLAQQNLVMLYAVAWPPQGLYFNKKVNSVADMAGLKFRSYNNATARLAELTNMLPVTIEAAEISQAFATGVAESMISSGATGYDRKVWESLSHFYEVDAWLPYNYVMVNKDIWDATSDAHKGIITSCAKEAADRGLEASKNYTQFTMDGLAEGGMTVGPASDQLMGELRSIGETMTADWLAEAGEDGQAIVDAFNAMK
- the minC gene encoding septum site-determining protein MinC, with translation MQDNNERHVPTGGSVRTEPLQVRGRFLTAIAIRIDVETPDTHFFAALEDKIKTAANLLIGAPILLDFEKVPGFTSRELLHDVVRAIRSRGLLLFGVQNATPEQQALAAELGLIQVMIGRDAPVQQVRAATPRRSRLVAQPGNKIIHRHVRSGQMVVAERGDLTVVGSVASGAEVLAYGNIHIYGTLRGRAMAGVEGDASARIFCSKLEAELLAISGLFKTSETIQPDLRGCNVQAFLEDETLRIERFL
- a CDS encoding TRAP transporter small permease, with translation MGMIRKILDFLYAAAGVLAAVCLIAILSLIVVQMIARWTGEVFPGAPNYAGYAMAAASFLAFANTLNRGAHIRVSILLNAVAPGPKRLLEIWCFGLAAAIAWYFTYYAYWFVHWSWKFNEISQGQDAIHLWIPQSVMVIGGGLLALALTDNLIHVLIKGKHRMIRDSVEGHGE
- a CDS encoding co-chaperone GroES codes for the protein MFTPLQDRVLVRRIEGDEKTSGGLIIPDSAIEKPQEGEIVSVGAGAKDEAGARIAMDVKAGDRVLFGKWSGTEIKIDGEELMIMKESDILGILS
- a CDS encoding IS110 family transposase, with amino-acid sequence MMEYFAGLDVSLRSCAICVVDAKGKVMLERELPCEVGDIADYLNSFGHPIERIGFEAGTLSQYLFYGLTNEGFDVVCMEARQVNAALSAMRNKTDKNDARGIAHVLRTGWFSPVHMKSREAHGVRALPAPAKHCSTRQSISPMKCAGC
- the groL gene encoding chaperonin GroEL (60 kDa chaperone family; promotes refolding of misfolded polypeptides especially under stressful conditions; forms two stacked rings of heptamers to form a barrel-shaped 14mer; ends can be capped by GroES; misfolded proteins enter the barrel where they are refolded when GroES binds), whose translation is MSAKDVKFGTESRERMLQGINILANAVKVTLGPKGRNVVIDKSYGAPRITKDGVTVAKEIELSNPFENMGAQLIKDVALRTNDEAGDGTTTATVLAQAIVIEGMKAVAAGMNPMDLKRGIDKAVAAVVAEVKSMSRPVGDTAEIAKVGTISANGEAAIGQQIADAMAKVGNEGVITVEENKGLETETEVVEGMQFDRGYLSPYFVTDTAKMTSNLEDCVILLHEKKLTSLAPMVPLLEAVMQADKQLLVIAEDISGEALATLVVNKLRGGLKVVGVKAPGFGDRRKAMMEDLAILTGGKVISDELGIKLENVTMDMLGDAKKITVTKDTTTLIDGAGDKAAIAARVTQIRAQIEETTSEYDKEKLQERLAKLAGGIAVIKVGGATEIEVKERKDRVEDALNATRAAVQEGVVPGGGVALVHAGKALKGLQGDNPDQTAGIETIRKALQAPLRQIAENAGVDGSVVAGEVLESDNRAFGYDAQSESYGDMLKAGVIDPTKVVRIALEYAASVAGLLITTEAMVADKPEKFGGSMRDMDGMM
- a CDS encoding transposase; the encoded protein is MLNKTIDLANEVRGLLKIFGLRLPKTVQHGSFDELVRPTIGMDEVLAHALIPLLDARQVLYQHFLELDSRVKRAAARDETCLRMMTVPSVGPIAALTFKAAVDDPSRFKRSRTVTAHFGLTPRRYQSGEHDNPGRISKAGDRDVRATLYAAANALLMRTMAGSQIKSWGMRLMRTKGRRRAVARWPESWPSCCIECGQMAPSSVRQRWRALHDLIRHPPKPNRIVPHRTRSVEEAENGCCATRRASQSKALRCQSDTCVQRCPMASTRLRREA
- the minD gene encoding septum site-determining protein MinD, with translation MTQLKDKEPLGKVIVITSGKGGVGKTTSAAAIAAALAKREFKTVVIDFDVGLRNLDMIMGCERRVVFDFINVIQGEARLKQALIRDKRLDTLWILPTSQTRDKDALSKEGVEKVLNELKEQFDYIICDSPAGIERGAQLAMYFADEAVVVTNPEVSSVRDSDRVLGLLASKTKRAEEEGAEVKAQVLVTRHDQRRIDAGEMMTIDDVLEILAVPLLGVIPESTAVLRASNVGMPIVLDEPSAASRGYEAAVARLLGEEVDGHVERAKKPGFFSRLFGAPA
- a CDS encoding TRAP transporter large permease, whose translation is MTEIYAIALFLFVLFLLLGTGVWVGLALMGVAWVGMELFTTRPVGDVMITTIWASASSWTLTALPLFIWMGEILYRTRLSEDMFKGLSPWLARLPGGLVHTNIVSCTVFAAVSGSSAATLTTVGKMAIPELRSRKYPEKMVIGTLAGAATLGLMIPPSLALIVYGVTVNESITKLFFAGVFPGLVLAGMFMAYVAIVSVTSKDWNPDVELNMSFADKIANSRFLLPVFALITTVIGSMYAGLATATEAAAIGVIGALVLALFQGSLTWGSFRESLMGAMRTSAMIALILAGAAFLKLSMGFTGLPRALADGIAALELTRFQLLMALLVFYIVLGMFLDGISAVVLTMAVVEPMVRGAGIDLIWFGIFVVVVVEMAQITPPIGFNLFVLQGMTNHEMGYITRAALPMFAIMVLMVFILIWFPEIATWLPDNMRSGPG
- a CDS encoding antitoxin Xre-like helix-turn-helix domain-containing protein produces the protein MVAASFQDEKGRGPAEPAGEAGDAGSAFRLLGGGKLFKHALRNSLDAHDVIMAGISSRALAHLVENVGILSSGDTLAKAIGISLRTLQRKSKTVEGDDLLSTEQSSRPWQFVEILVNGIFCHLRHVLCLSCVICHTRIRSGPLLKTTVDQTHKRSIMTQP